The genome window GCCGACCGTCCCGGCGATGCGTACTCCGGTCGGGTCCTGGACGGCGATTTCAATGGCGAGGGCGCGGGTCATCCGTCCATTCTGGCCTGTGGTCGGCGGGCACCCCGGCATCCGGCTTCCCATTCCGCGGGAAATTACTTAGACTGTCTAAGTAATGTCTGCGTCTGATGAATCCCTCCACCTCACCGCGACAGACCTGCGCATGGCGACTTTTCGGCTCGCACGGCGCCTTCGATGCGCCCGAGCCGTCGACGCGATGAGCGATGCGCAGCTCGCCGTGCTCGCCACGCTGCGCATGCACGGCCGCCGCACGATCACGGCCCTCGCCGAGCGCGAGCGCGTCACCGCCCCGTCGATGACGAACATGATCAACGGCCTCGAAGAGCAGGGCTACGTCGTCCGCACTCCGGATGCCGAGGATCGCCGACGCGTGCAGGTCGACATCACCGACGCGGGCACCGAGATCGTGGCGCAGACGATCAAGCGCCGCGACGAGCTGCTCGCCGACATGCTCGCCGAGCTCGACTTCACGGAGGAAGAACTCGCGACGCTGCGCGAAGCCAGCGCCCTGATGCGAAAGGTGGTCGACCGATGAGCGCGATGTTCCGTTCGTTCTCGAACATCAACTACCGCATCTGGTTCGCCGGAGCCCTCGTCTCGAACATCGGCGGGTGGATGCAGGCGACCGCCCAGGACTGGGTCGTGCTCACCGAGCTCACCGACAACGACGCTGCGGCCATGGGCGTCACGATGGCGCTGCAGTTCGGGCCGCCTCTCGTGCTCGTGAGCCTGACCGGCTGGGTCGCCGATCGGTTCGAGCGACGGCGCATCCTGATGGCCACGCAGTCGGCGCTGCTGCTGCTCGCGATCGCCGTGGGAGTGCTGCTGCTCAACGGCGTGATGACCCTGCCGATGATGTTCTGCTTCGCCGCGGGTTTCGGTGTCGTCAACGCGTTCGACGCACCGGCCAGGCAGGCGTTCGTCTCCGACATGGTCTCGTCGGGCGACACGTCGAACGCGGTCGCCCTCAACTCGGCATCCTTCAACCTCGCCCGCATGATCGGCCCCGCGGTCGGTGGCCTGCTGATCGTGGCGATCGGCTCGGGCTGGGTGTTCATCGCGAACGCGGTGACCTTCCTCGCGATGCTGGTCGCGCTGCTCCTGCTGCGCACCGGCCAGCTGGCGCCGCGTCTGAAGAACCGCCGCCCCGGCGGGCTCGCCGAGGGCTTCCGCTACGTGTGGGGGCGAAGCGACCTGCGCGTCGTCTTCGTGACGGTCTTCCTGATCGGCGCGTTCGGCATGAACTTCCCGATCTTCGCGTCGACCATGGCGCTCGAGTTCGGAGCAGGAGCCGACGGCTACGGCGTGCTGAGCTCGGTGCTCGCGATCGGCTCCCTCGCCGGCGCACTGCTCGCCGCCCGCCGCGACCGCGCCAGGGTGCGCGTCGTGATCCTCGCGGCCGGCGGCTTCGGCATCGCCGCGTTCGTGTCGGCGGCGATGCCCACGTACATCTCCTATGCCGTCACGCTCACGTTCACCGGCTTCATGATCGTCACGCTGCTGACGACCGCGAACGGCTACGTCCAGATGACGACGGCTCCGGCCCTCCGCGGGCGTGTGCTCGCGCTCTACATGGCGGTGATCATGGGATCGACCCCGGTCGGAGCCCCCATAGCCGGATGGGTCGCCGACACGTTCGGCCCTCGCAGCGCGATCATGCTCGGCGGTACCGCCGGGTTCGTCGCCTGTGCGATCGGCGCGATCTGGGTCTTCACCTCCGGTCGTCTGCACCGGTCCGAGAACAGTCGCTTCCTGATGACGCTCGATGAGACCAGGCCGCTGAACGTCGTCGACGAGGCTGAGATCCTCGACGAGAAAGCCGATCCGGTCGAGTTCAGCGACGAGGCGGCCGTCACGACGCCGATCCGCACGTCGAAGAAGGACTGACCGCGTTCTGAGCGCGTGGATGCGGTTTGTCAATGCCCTCCACGCCTGGCCGGGGCGGACGTACGTTCGCCGCATGGACCAGAACACAGGACGCAC of Microbacterium sp. LWH13-1.2 contains these proteins:
- a CDS encoding MarR family transcriptional regulator; its protein translation is MSDAQLAVLATLRMHGRRTITALAERERVTAPSMTNMINGLEEQGYVVRTPDAEDRRRVQVDITDAGTEIVAQTIKRRDELLADMLAELDFTEEELATLREASALMRKVVDR
- a CDS encoding MFS transporter, with amino-acid sequence MFRSFSNINYRIWFAGALVSNIGGWMQATAQDWVVLTELTDNDAAAMGVTMALQFGPPLVLVSLTGWVADRFERRRILMATQSALLLLAIAVGVLLLNGVMTLPMMFCFAAGFGVVNAFDAPARQAFVSDMVSSGDTSNAVALNSASFNLARMIGPAVGGLLIVAIGSGWVFIANAVTFLAMLVALLLLRTGQLAPRLKNRRPGGLAEGFRYVWGRSDLRVVFVTVFLIGAFGMNFPIFASTMALEFGAGADGYGVLSSVLAIGSLAGALLAARRDRARVRVVILAAGGFGIAAFVSAAMPTYISYAVTLTFTGFMIVTLLTTANGYVQMTTAPALRGRVLALYMAVIMGSTPVGAPIAGWVADTFGPRSAIMLGGTAGFVACAIGAIWVFTSGRLHRSENSRFLMTLDETRPLNVVDEAEILDEKADPVEFSDEAAVTTPIRTSKKD